A single genomic interval of Arthrobacter globiformis harbors:
- a CDS encoding amidohydrolase produces the protein MADAPARPQEGTEPSQVRLYRNGSVYTAADPFATAMLVDGDTVAWVGSEQAAASIADSSMDIIDLRGALVAPGFVDSHAHLTETGIALNSLQLGGVRSARELLDAVAASGGNGAVLGHGWDESLWDDPTLPDAGELERAAAGRPVYLSRVDVHSALVSPSLIASAGLAELDGYAPGGHVKRRAHSAARQATRRLSSAALQEYQRRALDEAAANGFVALAEMGAPKISSVEDLRLAAGWNDAAGSRPAPEVLPYWGQLTPTAADAEALLAELGVRVRGFAGDLNIDGSIGSRTASLREPYADAPKESGTIYLSVADAAAHLAACSVLGIQGGFHVIGDAGLDAALEALEEAAAEVGEQRVRAAGHRFEHVEMADADAIARLAKYSVTVSAQPAFDAAWGGRGRLYEQRLGTRSRGMNPFASFYSAGVPICFGSDTPVTPLRPWSSVRACLEHHDADQRISARAAFLGHTRAGWRAARYENPMAGQLVPGAPATFAVWEVDELMVQVADGRVQSWSTDPRARTPLLPALDTGTDPRCLQTVRNGLELFSAGALGA, from the coding sequence ATGGCAGATGCCCCCGCCCGCCCGCAGGAGGGAACCGAACCGTCTCAGGTCAGGCTGTACCGCAACGGTTCCGTCTACACCGCGGCTGATCCCTTCGCCACGGCCATGCTCGTGGACGGTGACACCGTCGCGTGGGTCGGTTCGGAGCAGGCTGCTGCTTCCATCGCCGACAGCTCCATGGACATCATCGATCTGCGCGGTGCCCTCGTGGCCCCGGGTTTTGTCGATTCCCACGCCCACCTGACGGAGACAGGCATCGCCCTGAACTCACTGCAGCTGGGCGGTGTCCGGTCCGCCCGCGAACTGCTGGACGCCGTCGCGGCCTCGGGCGGGAACGGAGCGGTGCTGGGGCACGGCTGGGATGAGTCCCTCTGGGACGACCCCACGCTCCCGGATGCCGGAGAGCTGGAGCGGGCTGCCGCTGGCCGTCCGGTGTATCTTTCCCGCGTTGACGTGCACTCCGCCCTCGTCTCGCCGTCACTCATAGCCAGTGCCGGGCTGGCGGAGCTGGACGGCTACGCGCCCGGCGGTCACGTCAAGCGCCGAGCCCACAGTGCTGCCCGGCAGGCCACCCGCCGCCTGTCATCCGCTGCGCTTCAGGAATACCAGCGGCGTGCGCTGGACGAGGCTGCGGCCAACGGGTTTGTGGCGCTGGCCGAGATGGGTGCACCAAAAATCAGCAGCGTCGAGGACCTGCGGCTGGCGGCCGGATGGAATGACGCGGCAGGCTCCCGCCCGGCACCGGAGGTGCTCCCGTACTGGGGGCAACTGACGCCGACGGCGGCCGACGCCGAGGCGCTGCTTGCCGAGCTCGGCGTCCGGGTCCGCGGATTTGCCGGGGACCTGAACATCGACGGATCAATCGGCTCCCGCACGGCGTCCCTGCGGGAACCCTATGCGGACGCACCGAAAGAGAGCGGCACGATCTACCTTTCCGTGGCTGACGCGGCCGCGCATTTGGCGGCGTGTTCAGTGCTGGGTATCCAGGGCGGATTCCACGTCATTGGCGACGCCGGCCTCGATGCGGCCCTGGAGGCCCTCGAGGAGGCAGCCGCCGAGGTGGGGGAGCAGAGGGTCCGGGCCGCGGGGCACCGCTTTGAGCATGTCGAAATGGCCGACGCCGACGCCATCGCCCGCCTGGCAAAGTACTCTGTGACGGTCAGCGCGCAGCCTGCCTTCGACGCCGCGTGGGGCGGCCGGGGACGGCTCTACGAGCAGCGCCTCGGCACCCGCAGCCGCGGCATGAACCCGTTCGCCTCGTTCTACTCGGCCGGTGTCCCGATCTGCTTCGGCAGCGACACCCCGGTGACGCCGCTTCGTCCCTGGTCCAGCGTGCGGGCATGCCTCGAACACCACGACGCCGACCAGCGCATCTCCGCCCGTGCAGCCTTCCTCGGCCACACGCGGGCCGGCTGGCGCGCCGCCCGGTACGAAAACCCCATGGCCGGCCAGTTGGTGCCGGGCGCTCCCGCAACCTTCGCCGTCTGGGAAGTGGATGAGCTCATGGTCCAGGTGGCGGACGGCAGGGTCCAGTCCTGGAGCACGGATCCCCGTGCCCGCACGCCGCTGCTGCCCGCGCTGGACACCGGCACGGATCCGCGGTGTTTGCAGACCGTGCGGAACGGGCTGGAGCTGTTCTCCGCAGGGGCCCTCGGCGCCTGA
- a CDS encoding polyprenol monophosphomannose synthase, translating into MRVLTIIPTYNELESLPKTLGRLRAAVPASDVLVVDDNSPDGTGQLADSFAAGDNQVHVLHRKGKEGLGAAYIAGFKWGLDAGYDVLVEMDADGSHQPEQLPSLLEAVDQGADLAMGSRWVKGGSVVNWPLYRQAISRTGSTYARIMLGLKIKDVTGGYRAFRRTTLEKLNLDQVDSVGYGFQVDLAWRVAKMGLNIVERPITFVERELGASKMSGNIVVEAMINVTKWGLNARWRKLTGKSPRD; encoded by the coding sequence GTGCGTGTCCTCACCATCATCCCCACCTACAACGAGCTGGAGTCGCTTCCCAAGACTCTGGGACGCCTGCGCGCCGCCGTGCCGGCCTCCGACGTCCTCGTTGTGGACGACAACAGCCCGGACGGCACCGGGCAGCTGGCGGACAGCTTTGCTGCCGGGGACAACCAGGTCCACGTCCTGCACCGGAAGGGCAAGGAAGGCCTGGGCGCCGCTTACATCGCGGGCTTCAAGTGGGGACTGGACGCCGGCTACGACGTCCTGGTGGAGATGGACGCCGACGGTTCGCACCAGCCCGAACAGCTGCCCTCCCTGCTGGAGGCCGTGGACCAGGGCGCAGACCTCGCCATGGGTTCCCGCTGGGTGAAGGGCGGAAGCGTTGTGAACTGGCCGCTGTACCGCCAGGCCATATCCCGGACCGGGAGCACGTATGCGCGCATCATGCTCGGCCTCAAGATCAAGGACGTGACCGGCGGGTACCGCGCGTTCCGGCGCACCACACTGGAGAAGCTGAACCTGGACCAGGTCGATTCCGTGGGTTACGGCTTCCAGGTGGACCTCGCGTGGCGCGTCGCGAAGATGGGGCTTAATATCGTGGAGCGGCCCATCACGTTCGTGGAGCGTGAACTGGGGGCTTCCAAGATGAGCGGCAATATCGTGGTTGAGGCCATGATCAACGTGACGAAGTGGGGCCTGAACGCCCGCTGGAGGAAGCTGACCGGCAAGAGCCCGCGCGACTAG
- a CDS encoding RNA polymerase-binding protein RbpA: MSDRSLRGMRLGAQSMETESGVEPAPRQRVEYRCEDGEQVFVTFSSEAEIPPVWVSKTGKEALLVDGERPDTSNEKAVRTHWDMLLERRSLPELEQILEDRLTILRERRGERRSA, translated from the coding sequence ATGAGCGATCGCAGCCTGCGGGGCATGCGTCTTGGCGCCCAAAGCATGGAGACCGAATCCGGCGTGGAGCCGGCACCGCGTCAGCGGGTTGAGTACCGGTGCGAGGACGGCGAACAGGTTTTTGTCACCTTTTCCTCCGAAGCCGAAATTCCCCCTGTCTGGGTTTCCAAGACCGGCAAGGAAGCGCTGCTCGTTGATGGCGAACGCCCAGACACCAGCAACGAAAAAGCAGTCCGCACGCACTGGGACATGCTGCTGGAACGCCGCTCGCTTCCCGAGCTTGAGCAGATCCTCGAAGACCGCCTCACCATTCTGCGCGAGCGTCGCGGCGAACGGCGTTCAGCCTAG
- a CDS encoding SPFH domain-containing protein — translation MDNPGGIALTFVLVVLIIFVIIVLVRSVRIVPQARAGVVERLGKYQRTLNPGLTLLIPFVDRLLPLLDLREQVVSFPPQPVITEDNLVVSIDTVVYFQVTDPRAATYEIANYIQAVEQLTTTTLRNVVGGLNLEEALTSRDQINGQLRGVLDEATGRWGIRVSRVELKAIDPPHSIQDSMEKQMRAERDRRAAILTAEGTKQSQILTAEGQRQAAILKAEGDAKAAILRADGESQAIQKVFDAIHKGNPDQKLLAYQYLQTLPKLAEGSSNKLWIIPSEVGEALKGIGSALGGTNPDPRSGDLFGGQDGGQPGSQSGEAAARTQA, via the coding sequence ATGGATAACCCAGGAGGAATCGCACTCACGTTCGTGCTGGTGGTTCTGATTATTTTCGTCATCATCGTGCTGGTCCGCTCTGTGCGGATCGTGCCGCAGGCCCGGGCCGGCGTCGTGGAACGGCTGGGGAAGTACCAGCGGACGCTTAATCCCGGCCTGACCCTCCTCATCCCCTTTGTTGACCGGCTTCTGCCGCTGCTTGACCTGCGCGAGCAGGTGGTGTCCTTTCCGCCGCAGCCCGTGATCACGGAGGACAACCTCGTGGTGTCCATCGACACCGTGGTCTACTTCCAGGTCACCGACCCCCGCGCCGCCACTTACGAGATCGCCAACTACATCCAGGCAGTGGAGCAGCTGACCACCACCACCCTGCGTAACGTGGTGGGTGGCCTGAACCTGGAAGAGGCGCTCACGTCCCGCGACCAGATCAACGGCCAGCTGCGCGGCGTCCTGGACGAAGCCACCGGCCGCTGGGGCATCCGCGTCTCCCGGGTGGAACTGAAGGCCATCGACCCGCCGCACTCCATCCAGGATTCGATGGAGAAGCAGATGAGGGCAGAACGTGACCGCCGCGCCGCGATCCTGACCGCTGAGGGAACCAAGCAGTCTCAGATCCTGACCGCGGAAGGGCAGCGGCAGGCCGCCATCCTCAAGGCCGAGGGTGACGCCAAGGCTGCCATCCTGCGTGCCGACGGCGAGTCGCAGGCCATCCAGAAGGTGTTCGACGCCATCCACAAGGGCAACCCGGACCAGAAGCTGCTGGCCTACCAGTACCTGCAGACACTCCCGAAGCTGGCGGAGGGCTCCTCCAACAAGCTGTGGATCATCCCCAGTGAAGTCGGCGAGGCACTGAAAGGCATCGGCAGCGCTTTGGGCGGAACCAACCCTGATCCCCGGTCCGGCGACCTGTTCGGGGGCCAGGACGGCGGCCAGCCCGGCAGCCAGTCCGGCGAGGCGGCGGCCCGGACCCAGGCGTAG
- a CDS encoding NfeD family protein, translated as MFEWLGQNWWALWLTLFLVFAAVEMLTLDLFFIMLGGGALAGLVADFAGADLWLQIVVFCVVSLLMIAFVRPVTLKHLHKGPPEQRTNIDRLIGESALVLEAVTATGGRVKIGGDIWSARSQSGVLPEGQRVIVSAIEGATAVVSPQAETAVQ; from the coding sequence ATGTTTGAATGGCTTGGCCAAAACTGGTGGGCGCTGTGGCTCACCCTCTTCCTGGTGTTCGCCGCCGTGGAGATGCTGACCCTTGACCTGTTTTTCATCATGCTGGGCGGAGGCGCCCTGGCCGGCCTGGTGGCCGACTTCGCCGGCGCGGATCTGTGGCTGCAGATCGTGGTGTTCTGCGTCGTCTCCCTGCTTATGATCGCGTTCGTTCGCCCGGTGACACTCAAGCACCTGCACAAGGGCCCGCCCGAACAGCGCACCAACATCGACCGCCTAATCGGCGAATCCGCGCTCGTCCTGGAGGCAGTAACGGCCACCGGTGGGCGCGTGAAGATCGGCGGCGACATCTGGAGCGCCCGGTCGCAGTCCGGCGTCCTGCCCGAAGGCCAGCGCGTGATCGTCTCGGCGATTGAAGGTGCGACGGCGGTCGTGTCACCTCAGGCTGAGACCGCCGTCCAGTAG
- a CDS encoding putative RNA methyltransferase: MLSRLPVLLCPVCRQDLQPVGDGGTGRVRALACRERHSFDAARQGYFNLLVGKGTAFESDTAEMVAARAAFLDAGHYRPLAEALARAAEPALNGPAPTVLDSGTGTGHYLRAVLDYLDDHLKNREHGDGADGVAAVGLDISKFALRRAAKLNPEAINLVGDVWQPLPLPDAAVDVVTVVFAPRSAAEFARVLKPSGRLIVVTPRAGHLGEIASRAGMLGIDPGKDERLVDALAGRFSPLSTQDIDVDLSLSPEDVANLALMGPAGHHTDRATLTERLAGLTQTTRVSARFRISIFVPSEIPAP; encoded by the coding sequence ATGCTCTCGCGCCTGCCCGTTCTGCTTTGTCCCGTCTGCCGCCAGGATCTTCAACCCGTCGGCGATGGCGGCACCGGCCGGGTCCGGGCGCTGGCGTGCCGGGAGCGGCACAGCTTCGACGCCGCCCGGCAGGGGTACTTCAACCTGCTGGTGGGCAAAGGAACCGCCTTCGAATCGGATACCGCGGAGATGGTTGCGGCACGCGCAGCCTTCCTCGACGCCGGTCATTACCGGCCGCTGGCTGAGGCGCTGGCCCGGGCAGCCGAGCCGGCGTTGAACGGCCCGGCCCCGACGGTCCTCGACTCCGGGACAGGAACGGGCCACTACCTGCGGGCGGTCCTTGATTATCTGGACGATCACTTGAAGAACAGGGAACATGGTGACGGCGCCGACGGCGTGGCCGCCGTCGGGCTGGACATTTCCAAGTTCGCCCTGCGCCGCGCCGCCAAGCTCAACCCGGAAGCCATCAACCTGGTAGGTGACGTCTGGCAGCCACTGCCCCTCCCGGACGCCGCCGTCGACGTCGTCACCGTGGTGTTCGCGCCCCGCAGCGCGGCCGAGTTCGCCCGCGTACTCAAACCCTCGGGCAGGCTCATCGTAGTGACGCCGCGAGCCGGCCACCTCGGGGAAATCGCCAGCCGGGCCGGAATGCTGGGCATCGATCCCGGCAAGGACGAGCGCCTGGTCGACGCGCTCGCAGGCCGCTTCTCGCCGCTGTCGACGCAGGACATCGACGTGGACCTGTCGCTTTCTCCCGAGGACGTAGCCAACCTGGCGCTCATGGGCCCTGCCGGCCACCACACGGACCGTGCCACACTGACCGAACGGCTGGCCGGCCTAACGCAAACCACCAGGGTCTCCGCCCGGTTCCGGATCAGTATCTTCGTGCCCTCGGAAATCCCTGCTCCATAA
- a CDS encoding S9 family peptidase — protein sequence MKPEHLPLLNSVSAPAVHPDGTRAVVSVVRPDFDADSYVGQLWSVPRDPEKLPRRVTRGFRDTAPAFSPDGRVLAFLRAAPGGKPQLHVVESAGGEPQALTDSKMGVSSFAWSPDSTRLVFGSREPEQGRYGSLDGVASGAEDARLITDYKYRMNGVGYTRDKPLQLFLLDVPELGGEPWVKPVGRAVKRSDSGTGKSSSERESPAESGEDSGGFPEARRLTTSATDHTGATFSSDGSSIYFVASLHEDADQDLVSGIYRVAADGGTPALVPVPNLGAQTVSDVRESADGRWLFFTAQDLGSTGQDFVAKNTVLHVMPAAGGDAKALSDAENMDVEAPGATIALRGKDSALVLNNAQGTVELLEFSATGDHSLLVHGDRVVAGAGDGAGTVFLSYSDAATAGDVGVLEDGQLRLLSDFSAALRTEAGIIEPQELTFPAPDGYPVHGWLVLPPGKGPHPVLLNIHGGPFAQYTTAFFDEAQVYATAGYAVLMCNPRGSAGYGQAHGRSIKERMGTVDMQDVLAFLDGSLDKFSSLDAGALGIMGGSYGGYLTAWTISQDHRFQAAIVERGFLDPVSFTGSSDIGWFFGGEYVGSAAEQVAAQSPMATVAAVRTPTLVIHSEDDLRCPVEQGQRYFTALKQQGVDSAFLVFPGEDHELSRSGTPHHRRQRFEQILAWWAKYLPTDSNNRLGNA from the coding sequence ATGAAGCCTGAACATCTGCCGCTGCTCAACTCCGTCTCCGCCCCCGCCGTGCACCCCGACGGCACCAGGGCCGTTGTGTCCGTCGTTCGGCCGGACTTCGACGCCGACTCCTACGTTGGCCAGCTATGGAGTGTGCCCCGGGACCCGGAAAAGCTGCCACGCCGCGTGACCCGGGGATTCCGCGACACGGCGCCGGCTTTTTCGCCGGACGGCCGGGTGCTGGCTTTCCTCCGCGCCGCCCCGGGAGGCAAGCCCCAGCTCCACGTGGTGGAGTCTGCGGGCGGGGAGCCGCAGGCCCTGACCGACAGCAAGATGGGCGTCAGCTCCTTCGCCTGGTCGCCGGATTCCACCCGGCTCGTGTTCGGTTCCAGGGAACCGGAACAAGGCCGCTACGGATCCCTCGACGGCGTGGCGTCCGGAGCCGAGGACGCGCGGTTGATCACGGATTACAAGTACAGGATGAACGGCGTGGGCTACACCCGGGACAAGCCGCTGCAGCTTTTCCTGCTCGATGTTCCGGAACTGGGCGGGGAACCCTGGGTCAAGCCAGTGGGGCGCGCCGTTAAGCGAAGCGACAGCGGGACCGGCAAGAGCAGCAGCGAGAGGGAAAGTCCGGCGGAGTCCGGCGAGGATTCCGGCGGTTTCCCGGAGGCACGCCGGCTCACGACGTCGGCAACCGACCACACCGGCGCAACCTTCAGCAGCGACGGCAGCTCCATTTACTTCGTGGCGTCCCTCCACGAGGATGCCGACCAGGACCTGGTATCCGGGATCTACCGCGTGGCGGCCGACGGCGGCACGCCGGCTTTGGTGCCGGTCCCCAACTTGGGTGCCCAGACCGTTTCCGACGTCCGGGAGTCGGCCGACGGGCGCTGGCTGTTCTTCACTGCCCAGGACCTGGGCAGCACCGGCCAGGACTTCGTTGCCAAGAACACTGTGCTCCATGTCATGCCCGCCGCCGGGGGCGACGCCAAAGCGCTGAGCGACGCGGAGAACATGGACGTCGAAGCGCCCGGTGCCACCATCGCCCTCCGCGGCAAAGACAGTGCCCTGGTGCTCAACAATGCCCAGGGAACGGTGGAGCTGCTCGAATTCAGCGCCACGGGAGACCACTCCCTCCTCGTCCATGGTGACCGGGTGGTCGCCGGGGCCGGCGACGGTGCAGGCACGGTGTTCCTCAGCTACAGCGACGCCGCCACGGCGGGTGATGTGGGGGTCCTCGAAGACGGCCAGCTCCGCCTGCTCAGCGATTTCTCGGCCGCCCTGCGGACCGAAGCAGGCATCATCGAACCGCAGGAGCTGACGTTCCCCGCCCCTGACGGCTACCCGGTCCACGGCTGGCTGGTTCTGCCGCCGGGCAAGGGTCCCCACCCCGTGCTGCTGAACATCCATGGCGGACCGTTCGCGCAGTACACCACCGCGTTCTTCGATGAAGCACAGGTTTATGCCACAGCCGGATACGCCGTTTTGATGTGCAACCCACGCGGCTCGGCCGGTTATGGCCAGGCCCACGGCCGGAGCATCAAGGAGCGGATGGGCACCGTGGACATGCAGGACGTGCTCGCCTTCCTGGACGGAAGCCTCGACAAGTTCTCTTCCCTCGACGCCGGCGCCCTGGGAATCATGGGCGGTTCCTACGGCGGCTACCTCACGGCGTGGACCATCAGCCAGGACCACCGGTTCCAGGCAGCCATCGTGGAGCGGGGTTTCCTGGATCCCGTGAGCTTCACGGGCTCGTCGGACATCGGCTGGTTCTTTGGCGGTGAATATGTCGGCTCGGCTGCCGAGCAGGTGGCCGCACAAAGCCCCATGGCAACGGTTGCCGCGGTCCGGACACCCACGCTGGTAATCCACAGCGAAGATGACCTGCGCTGCCCGGTGGAGCAGGGCCAGCGCTACTTCACCGCCCTCAAGCAGCAGGGCGTCGACTCCGCGTTTCTCGTGTTCCCGGGCGAGGACCACGAGTTGTCGCGCTCGGGAACGCCGCATCACCGGCGGCAGCGGTTCGAACAGATCCTGGCCTGGTGGGCGAAGTACCTGCCGACGGACAGCAACAACCGGTTGGGCAACGCCTGA
- a CDS encoding peptide deformylase: protein MTHAAPPTTYSPARIRETVQELLAAEDLPPIVQAGHPVLRQHAAPFEGQLEPDELTQLIALMRKAMHAAPGVGLAAPQLGVPLQLAVLEDQFEIDEVTAAARGRAPLEFFAMLNPSYSRLGHGTAAFFEGCLSLSGLQAVVERPESVRLEYVTPDGGQVTKDFSGWQARIVQHETDHLHGRLYIDRAELRSLSTNSEYATRWAEPGIATASRELGFPASAQARREALTD, encoded by the coding sequence ATGACCCACGCAGCTCCGCCTACGACCTATAGCCCCGCCCGCATCAGGGAAACAGTGCAGGAACTTTTGGCCGCAGAGGACTTGCCGCCCATCGTGCAGGCCGGGCACCCGGTCCTGAGGCAGCACGCCGCTCCCTTCGAGGGCCAGTTGGAGCCGGACGAGCTCACCCAGCTGATCGCCCTGATGAGGAAGGCCATGCACGCCGCACCCGGCGTCGGGCTGGCGGCTCCGCAGCTGGGTGTTCCGCTGCAGCTGGCCGTCCTCGAAGACCAGTTCGAGATCGACGAGGTCACGGCTGCGGCCCGCGGCAGGGCGCCGCTGGAGTTCTTCGCCATGCTGAATCCGTCCTACTCCCGCCTGGGCCACGGGACCGCCGCCTTCTTCGAAGGCTGCCTGTCGCTGTCCGGACTGCAGGCTGTGGTGGAACGTCCCGAAAGCGTGCGGCTGGAGTATGTAACGCCCGACGGCGGGCAGGTCACCAAAGACTTCAGCGGCTGGCAGGCGCGGATCGTGCAGCACGAAACCGACCACCTCCACGGCAGGCTCTACATTGACCGGGCCGAGCTCCGCTCGCTCAGCACGAACAGCGAGTACGCCACGCGCTGGGCCGAACCGGGCATCGCGACGGCAAGCCGGGAGCTTGGGTTCCCGGCAAGCGCGCAGGCCCGCCGGGAAGCCCTCACGGATTAA
- a CDS encoding FAD-dependent oxidoreductase, translating into MTDVLIVGGGPVGLFMGSLLLQHGVAVRVLERRTVRNAHTRAIGIHPPALAALERIGVAQELIGRGVPILQGFAVSNGRRIAHMPFAPVSHRYPFVLAVPQPVTEEVLERRLRELDGCALLRDARVTGMHDDGARVTLSVTTAGAPASHSASFAVGADGAYSTMRSLLGVAAPEKLYPDHYLMGDYPESSPYGCDAALFLESHGIVESFPLPGGVRRWVVRLGSPLASPDAEQLAALVARRTHVELDPGANTMLSSFSVRSRLAARMVSGRTALIGDAAHEISPIGGQGMNLGWLDAEALLPAILAVLRAEPSTEALRRFDALRRRAAAAARRQAEVNMALGRPLPAGLLRPRNAVIARAAAIPAFNTFVARRFTMQ; encoded by the coding sequence ATGACCGATGTGCTGATCGTGGGCGGCGGGCCGGTTGGTCTCTTCATGGGATCGCTGCTGCTGCAGCACGGCGTCGCGGTGCGGGTCCTGGAACGGCGGACCGTACGGAATGCCCACACCAGGGCCATCGGGATCCATCCGCCGGCGCTCGCCGCCCTGGAGCGCATCGGCGTTGCCCAGGAGCTGATCGGCCGGGGCGTTCCGATCCTCCAGGGCTTCGCCGTGAGCAACGGCCGGAGGATTGCGCACATGCCGTTCGCTCCGGTCTCCCACCGGTACCCGTTCGTCCTCGCCGTGCCCCAGCCCGTGACGGAGGAGGTCCTGGAGCGGCGGCTCCGGGAGTTGGACGGCTGCGCCCTGCTCCGGGACGCCCGCGTTACGGGAATGCACGACGACGGCGCCCGGGTCACGCTCAGCGTTACCACTGCCGGGGCTCCCGCCAGCCACTCCGCCTCTTTCGCGGTGGGCGCCGACGGCGCCTACTCGACAATGCGCTCCCTTCTGGGCGTCGCGGCGCCGGAGAAACTGTATCCGGACCACTACCTGATGGGTGACTACCCCGAATCCAGCCCCTACGGCTGCGATGCCGCGCTGTTCCTGGAAAGCCACGGCATCGTGGAGTCCTTCCCGCTCCCCGGCGGCGTCCGCCGCTGGGTGGTCCGGCTGGGCAGCCCGCTGGCCAGCCCGGACGCGGAGCAGCTGGCGGCGCTTGTTGCCCGCAGAACCCACGTGGAGCTGGACCCCGGTGCGAACACCATGCTCAGCAGCTTCAGTGTCCGTTCGCGGCTGGCCGCGCGCATGGTTTCCGGCCGGACGGCACTGATCGGTGATGCGGCGCACGAGATCAGCCCCATCGGCGGGCAGGGAATGAACCTTGGCTGGCTGGACGCAGAAGCGCTGCTGCCGGCGATCCTCGCCGTCCTGCGCGCGGAGCCTTCCACGGAAGCCCTCCGGCGCTTCGATGCCTTACGACGCCGGGCGGCAGCCGCGGCCAGACGTCAGGCCGAGGTGAACATGGCGCTTGGCCGGCCCCTTCCAGCCGGTCTGCTGCGGCCACGGAATGCGGTGATTGCCCGTGCCGCCGCTATACCGGCCTTCAATACCTTCGTGGCCCGGCGCTTCACCATGCAGTAG
- a CDS encoding class I SAM-dependent methyltransferase, with protein MDRPDCDPERLQRTYEQFAVVNRVVSGWRRLYRTRVRAQLAGVGTATLLDVGCGGGDLAVMLARWAARDGIQLQVTGIDPDPRAFRFAAGRKPVLGVEFRQASSGDLLAEGKSYDVVISNHVLHHLTPRQLQSFLDDSAGLARRLALHNDLSRSAAAYALFSAGALPLTGSYIRGDGLTSIRRSYTVPELAAVVPAGWTVEPHSPFHCLLTHRRRPV; from the coding sequence ATGGACCGGCCGGACTGCGATCCGGAACGGCTTCAACGTACCTACGAGCAATTCGCAGTGGTGAACCGCGTGGTCTCCGGCTGGCGCCGGCTGTACCGCACCAGAGTCCGCGCGCAGCTGGCAGGCGTGGGCACGGCAACGCTGCTGGACGTCGGCTGCGGCGGCGGCGACCTCGCCGTGATGCTCGCCCGCTGGGCGGCCAGGGACGGCATCCAGCTCCAGGTGACCGGGATTGACCCGGATCCAAGGGCCTTCCGCTTCGCCGCCGGCCGCAAGCCCGTCCTTGGCGTCGAATTCCGCCAGGCGAGTAGCGGCGATCTGCTCGCCGAGGGCAAGTCCTACGACGTCGTCATCTCCAACCACGTGCTGCACCACCTGACCCCGCGGCAACTGCAGTCATTTCTAGACGACTCCGCCGGGCTGGCCCGCCGCCTCGCCCTGCACAACGATCTCAGCCGGAGTGCAGCTGCCTATGCACTGTTCAGTGCCGGCGCCCTGCCGCTCACCGGCTCTTACATTCGCGGAGACGGGCTGACCTCGATTAGGCGCAGCTACACCGTACCGGAGCTGGCCGCCGTGGTCCCCGCCGGCTGGACGGTGGAACCGCACTCCCCCTTCCACTGCCTGCTCACCCACCGGCGGCGCCCGGTATGA
- a CDS encoding helix-turn-helix transcriptional regulator: MTSKPAAAQRLDDLALLRRVRDRIDREYAQPLDVEALARGVNMSAGHLSRQFREAYGEPPYSYLMTRRIERAMALLRRGDLSVTEVCFAVGCSSLGTFSGRFTELVGMPPSAYRMQAAEETAGMPSCVVKQVSRPVRNREAVPSGPRLD, from the coding sequence GTGACCAGCAAACCCGCCGCAGCACAGCGCTTGGACGATCTGGCGCTGCTGCGCCGCGTCCGTGACCGCATCGACAGGGAATACGCCCAGCCGCTGGACGTCGAGGCGCTGGCCCGTGGCGTGAACATGTCGGCCGGGCACCTCAGCAGGCAGTTCCGGGAGGCCTACGGCGAGCCCCCGTACAGCTACCTGATGACGCGGCGCATCGAGCGGGCGATGGCGCTGCTGCGGCGCGGCGACCTCAGCGTCACGGAGGTGTGCTTCGCCGTCGGCTGTTCCTCGCTGGGGACGTTCAGCGGCCGCTTCACCGAACTGGTCGGCATGCCGCCCAGTGCGTACCGGATGCAGGCCGCGGAGGAGACGGCAGGCATGCCGTCATGCGTGGTGAAACAGGTGAGCAGACCGGTCAGGAATCGAGAAGCGGTCCCGTCCGGCCCGCGCCTAGACTGA
- a CDS encoding VOC family protein, giving the protein MNLTIHWTFLPHNDADASLAFYRDTLGFELRNDVGYGGMRWLTVGPPDQPGTSIVLEPPAADPGITEDERRTITEMMAKGTYARLVLGTPDLEGTFEKVQASGAEVVQEPTQQPYGVRDCAFRDPAGNLIRINEVS; this is encoded by the coding sequence ATGAACCTCACCATTCACTGGACATTCCTTCCGCATAACGACGCCGACGCCTCCCTGGCGTTCTATCGCGACACCCTCGGGTTCGAGCTCCGCAACGATGTGGGATACGGCGGAATGCGCTGGCTCACCGTCGGTCCTCCGGACCAGCCCGGTACGTCCATTGTTCTGGAACCGCCGGCAGCCGACCCGGGGATCACCGAGGACGAGCGGCGCACCATCACCGAAATGATGGCCAAGGGCACCTACGCCCGCCTCGTGCTCGGCACGCCGGACCTGGAAGGCACGTTCGAGAAGGTGCAGGCCAGCGGCGCAGAGGTGGTCCAGGAACCCACCCAACAGCCGTACGGTGTCCGCGACTGCGCCTTCCGCGATCCGGCCGGAAACCTAATCCGCATCAACGAGGTTAGCTAA